The following are encoded in a window of Flavobacterium psychrotrophum genomic DNA:
- a CDS encoding TetR/AcrR family transcriptional regulator — protein sequence MGSKERIIRQKEETKANILKAAREIVKQEGWQGLSMRKIADKIEYTAPIIYEYFSNKEAILQQLTCKGFLLLSKDLEEVNVKDISPEAKLEGMWMAYWNFAHTNKEMYQLMYGVEMTCCNQGTPESDCPYDLISAQIALLMGKDDPEDEVIVQKYFTFFSVIHGLISINMIGDGLNADMNTQILKDAITGIIRTLVKE from the coding sequence ATGGGAAGTAAAGAACGTATAATCAGGCAAAAAGAAGAGACTAAGGCTAACATCCTTAAGGCTGCACGTGAGATCGTGAAGCAGGAAGGCTGGCAGGGGCTTAGCATGCGTAAGATAGCCGATAAGATAGAATATACCGCCCCTATAATTTACGAATATTTTTCTAATAAAGAGGCCATACTGCAACAGCTTACCTGTAAAGGTTTCCTGTTGCTGTCAAAAGATCTTGAAGAAGTAAACGTCAAAGACATTTCGCCGGAAGCCAAGCTTGAAGGTATGTGGATGGCCTACTGGAACTTTGCCCATACAAATAAGGAAATGTACCAGTTGATGTATGGTGTAGAGATGACCTGTTGCAACCAGGGTACACCAGAGAGCGATTGCCCTTATGATCTTATTAGTGCACAGATAGCGCTGCTGATGGGTAAGGATGACCCGGAAGATGAAGTAATTGTGCAAAAGTATTTCACTTTCTTTTCTGTAATTCATGGCCTTATATCAATAAACATGATAGGCGACGGGCTAAATGCAGATATGAACACGCAGATATTAAAGGATGCTATTACCGGCATTATCCGCACGCTTGTAAAAGAGTAG
- a CDS encoding tRNA-binding protein, with protein sequence MLTWEEFEKTEMRVGTIIEVNDFPNARKPAFQLTIDFGEQLGMLKTSAQITKRYTKEALVNRQIIAVVNFPKKQIANFMSECLVLGAVGQDGDVVLLSPDFKVDNGLRIG encoded by the coding sequence ATGCTTACCTGGGAAGAATTTGAAAAGACAGAAATGCGGGTGGGTACTATTATTGAGGTTAATGATTTCCCCAATGCACGCAAACCTGCCTTTCAGCTTACGATAGATTTTGGCGAACAGTTGGGAATGCTCAAAACGTCTGCGCAAATAACTAAGCGTTACACTAAAGAGGCACTGGTTAACAGGCAGATAATTGCGGTTGTTAACTTTCCTAAAAAACAGATTGCTAATTTTATGAGCGAATGTTTAGTACTTGGCGCAGTAGGGCAGGACGGTGATGTAGTGCTTTTATCTCCTGATTTTAAGGTAGATAACGGCTTGCGCATTGGCTAA
- a CDS encoding YifB family Mg chelatase-like AAA ATPase: protein MLIKVFGSAVFGVEAATITVEVNIDKGIGYHLVGLPDNAVKESSYRIAAALKNNGYSLPGKKITINMAPADVRKEGSAYDLTLAVGILAASGQIKTDEVDKYIIMGELSLDGSLQPIRGVLPIAIKAKEEGFKGFFLPKQNVKEAAIVAGLDCYGLENVTEIIDFFEGRGTLQPTIVNTREEFYKTLDFPEFDFADVKGQESIKRCMEIAAAGGHNVILIGPPGAGKTMLAKRLPSILPPMTLREALETTKIHSVAGKLKNVGLMNQRPFRSPHHTISNVALVGGGSFPQPGEISMSHNGVLFLDELPEFKREVLEVMRQPLEDREVTISRAKFTITYPSSFMLVASMNPSPGGYFNDPDAPVSSSPHEMQRYMSKISGPLLDRIDIHIEVTPVPFEKLSDNQKAESSVDIRARVTAAREIQTRRFEEFENVHYNAQMSSRQIREYCKLDDASLQLLKTAMERLNLSARAYDRILKVSRTIADLATSDAITPQHISEAIQYRSLDREGWLG, encoded by the coding sequence ATGCTCATAAAAGTTTTCGGCAGCGCCGTCTTTGGTGTAGAAGCTGCAACCATAACCGTAGAGGTTAATATTGATAAAGGTATAGGCTACCACCTGGTGGGCCTTCCTGATAACGCCGTTAAAGAAAGCAGCTACCGCATAGCCGCAGCACTTAAGAACAACGGCTACAGCCTGCCCGGCAAAAAGATAACCATTAATATGGCTCCGGCCGATGTGCGTAAAGAAGGCTCGGCATACGACCTTACCCTTGCCGTAGGCATACTTGCTGCCTCTGGGCAGATAAAGACCGATGAGGTAGACAAGTATATTATAATGGGAGAGCTTTCGCTTGATGGTTCGCTCCAGCCCATAAGGGGCGTGCTGCCCATTGCCATAAAGGCGAAAGAAGAGGGCTTTAAAGGGTTTTTTCTGCCGAAGCAAAACGTAAAGGAAGCTGCCATAGTAGCGGGGCTTGATTGCTATGGACTTGAAAATGTAACCGAAATTATCGACTTTTTTGAGGGGCGCGGTACACTACAGCCTACTATAGTAAATACCCGCGAGGAATTTTATAAAACGCTCGATTTCCCAGAGTTTGATTTTGCCGATGTTAAAGGTCAGGAATCTATAAAACGCTGTATGGAAATAGCTGCTGCCGGAGGGCATAACGTAATACTGATAGGCCCTCCGGGAGCCGGTAAAACTATGCTTGCAAAACGCCTGCCCAGTATACTGCCACCCATGACGTTGCGCGAAGCCTTAGAAACCACCAAAATACACAGCGTAGCAGGAAAGCTGAAAAATGTAGGGCTTATGAACCAGCGGCCTTTCCGCAGCCCGCACCACACCATTAGTAATGTAGCACTTGTAGGGGGAGGAAGTTTTCCGCAGCCCGGAGAAATTTCTATGTCGCATAACGGCGTGCTTTTTCTGGATGAATTACCGGAGTTTAAGCGCGAAGTGCTTGAGGTAATGCGCCAGCCGCTGGAAGACCGCGAGGTAACCATAAGCCGTGCTAAATTTACCATAACTTATCCGTCAAGCTTTATGCTTGTAGCAAGCATGAACCCCAGCCCGGGAGGTTACTTTAATGACCCTGATGCGCCGGTTAGTTCATCACCACATGAAATGCAGCGTTATATGAGCAAAATATCGGGCCCGTTGCTTGACAGGATAGATATCCATATCGAAGTTACACCCGTGCCGTTTGAAAAACTAAGCGACAACCAAAAAGCCGAAAGCAGTGTAGACATCCGTGCACGTGTTACCGCTGCCCGCGAAATACAAACCCGCCGTTTTGAAGAGTTTGAAAACGTACATTATAATGCCCAGATGAGCAGCCGCCAAATACGAGAATACTGTAAGCTGGACGATGCTTCGCTGCAACTGCTTAAAACTGCTATGGAGCGCCTAAATCTTTCTGCCCGTGCCTATGACAGGATACTAAAGGTGAGCCGCACCATTGCCGACCTTGCCACAAGCGATGCCATTACACCGCAACATATTAGTGAAGCCATACAATACCGCAGCCTGGACCGCGAAGGGTGGCTGGGGTAA
- a CDS encoding cation:proton antiporter — translation MPHYFKPDNYTLILLLAGGIALLAAVVPTMLRKRYISAPIVYLFIGAAGFFMFNYDDVHPLEHLGEIQHVSEFVVLVALANAGLRIKEPFKWSSWKYAVRLLVITMPLTIIVAAVLGWQFMGFAPATAMLFGALISPTDPVLASELQTSAPGKDDRSQSKLGLTAEAGINDGLAFPFTWLAIALVTKGNDYKEWIGIWLLHDVLIKMALGVGIGLLTGWGLYKIIFSISNKEDTLGRISRGILALALILLPYALCEVTGGYGFLAVFFAACMFSRYEKGQKHMHSLHDFNEELEAFAVAAIFVTIGIFIALHYHLLLNFNILATALIMVLVVRPLTGWIALAGSGLNNFQKFVLSFYGMRGIGSLFYLAFALQQADFDQPKKLVAVTTATIFFSVLIHGISARHVQKRIKKYDFNE, via the coding sequence ATGCCACATTATTTTAAACCCGATAATTACACGCTCATCCTGCTGCTTGCAGGCGGTATTGCACTGCTTGCTGCGGTTGTGCCCACCATGCTGCGCAAAAGATATATCTCTGCCCCCATAGTATACCTGTTTATAGGCGCGGCAGGTTTTTTTATGTTTAATTATGACGATGTACACCCCTTAGAACATCTGGGCGAAATACAGCACGTTTCTGAGTTTGTAGTACTCGTAGCCCTTGCCAATGCCGGCCTGCGTATTAAAGAGCCCTTTAAATGGAGCAGCTGGAAATATGCCGTGCGCTTACTTGTAATTACCATGCCGCTAACCATTATTGTGGCGGCAGTTTTGGGTTGGCAGTTTATGGGTTTTGCCCCGGCTACGGCAATGCTGTTTGGCGCACTCATTTCGCCAACCGATCCGGTTTTGGCAAGCGAACTGCAAACATCGGCGCCCGGCAAAGACGACCGTTCTCAAAGTAAACTTGGCCTAACTGCCGAAGCCGGAATTAACGACGGACTGGCTTTCCCTTTTACATGGCTGGCAATAGCCCTAGTGACTAAAGGCAATGATTACAAAGAGTGGATAGGCATCTGGCTGCTACATGATGTGCTGATAAAAATGGCATTGGGTGTGGGCATTGGCTTACTAACCGGCTGGGGATTATATAAAATCATTTTTTCTATAAGCAATAAAGAAGATACCTTGGGGCGCATAAGCCGTGGCATACTGGCACTGGCACTTATACTCCTGCCCTACGCGCTGTGCGAAGTCACGGGCGGCTACGGGTTTCTTGCCGTGTTTTTTGCAGCCTGTATGTTTAGCCGTTATGAAAAGGGACAAAAGCACATGCACAGCCTGCACGATTTTAATGAGGAGCTGGAAGCCTTTGCAGTAGCAGCCATCTTTGTTACCATAGGCATTTTTATAGCCCTGCATTACCACTTGCTGCTAAACTTTAACATACTGGCAACGGCACTTATCATGGTGCTAGTTGTGCGGCCTTTAACCGGATGGATAGCTTTAGCAGGCAGCGGGCTGAATAACTTCCAAAAATTCGTACTTTCGTTTTATGGTATGCGCGGCATCGGCTCGCTGTTTTACCTGGCTTTTGCGTTGCAGCAGGCCGATTTTGACCAGCCTAAAAAACTGGTTGCCGTTACTACTGCCACTATTTTCTTTTCGGTGCTGATACACGGTATTTCGGCAAGGCACGTACAAAAGCGCATCAAAAAATATGATTTTAACGAATAA
- a CDS encoding FAD-dependent oxidoreductase, translating to MDQDTLVIIGGDAAGMSAASKVRRVHPDKKILVFEKSSYTSYSACGIPYFISGLIASAEKLVRRSPEEFREKFNIDVRTQHLVQEVDTNNKRIRVLDKEKNTEFWQSYAQLLIATGGKAYCPTDIKGHDAENVFGVTTLKSGINIENYIKDKKPKTAVIIGGGYIGLEMAEALLIRNIEVKIINRGEQLMNTLDPDMGILISQAVHNLGAKVYLGEALKAFEVKDNKVTKIITDKQEITADIVVFGMGSSPNTAFLEGSGIKLGVKNAIKVNAQMQTNIPDVWAAGDCTETLHLVSKQHVHIALGTVANKTGLVAGSSIAGEAAVFPGAVGTAVCKVCSYEVARTGLQEKELEKLGIEYVATTTDSRTRANYYPGSKKIVVKLLAEKNSGRLLGGQIIGEEGAAKRIDVLATAVTHNLTLQNIIDLDLSYAPPFSPVWDPVQTCARKLVKMV from the coding sequence ATGGATCAAGATACCCTGGTTATTATAGGTGGCGATGCAGCCGGTATGTCGGCAGCCTCAAAAGTGCGTCGTGTACATCCTGATAAAAAGATACTGGTTTTTGAAAAATCATCCTATACTTCCTACTCTGCCTGTGGTATTCCTTACTTTATATCAGGGCTGATAGCATCTGCTGAGAAACTGGTGCGCCGCAGTCCTGAGGAATTCCGCGAAAAATTTAATATCGATGTACGCACGCAACACTTGGTACAGGAAGTAGATACTAATAACAAACGCATACGCGTACTGGATAAAGAGAAGAATACCGAATTTTGGCAGTCTTACGCCCAATTGCTTATTGCTACTGGCGGAAAAGCCTATTGCCCTACCGATATAAAAGGGCATGATGCCGAAAATGTTTTTGGCGTAACTACACTAAAAAGTGGCATTAATATTGAAAATTACATTAAAGATAAAAAGCCGAAGACTGCCGTTATTATTGGCGGCGGCTATATAGGCCTTGAAATGGCTGAAGCTTTGCTGATACGCAATATTGAGGTAAAGATCATTAACCGTGGGGAGCAACTCATGAATACCCTAGACCCGGATATGGGTATTTTGATAAGCCAGGCGGTACACAACCTGGGCGCCAAAGTATATTTAGGCGAGGCTCTAAAAGCCTTTGAAGTTAAAGATAATAAGGTTACAAAGATTATAACCGATAAGCAGGAAATCACAGCTGATATTGTTGTTTTTGGAATGGGTTCATCTCCTAACACGGCATTTTTAGAGGGTTCAGGAATAAAACTGGGAGTCAAAAATGCAATAAAGGTTAATGCCCAGATGCAAACCAACATACCCGATGTATGGGCAGCCGGCGACTGTACCGAAACCCTGCATCTTGTAAGCAAGCAACATGTACATATAGCACTGGGCACGGTAGCTAATAAGACAGGACTTGTGGCAGGCAGTAGCATTGCCGGCGAAGCCGCTGTATTTCCGGGGGCGGTGGGCACAGCAGTATGCAAAGTATGCAGCTATGAGGTGGCACGCACCGGGCTTCAGGAAAAAGAGCTTGAAAAACTGGGTATTGAATATGTAGCTACCACTACCGATAGCCGCACCCGTGCCAACTACTATCCCGGCAGTAAAAAAATAGTGGTTAAGCTACTCGCCGAAAAAAACAGCGGAAGACTTTTAGGCGGACAGATAATAGGCGAAGAAGGTGCAGCAAAACGCATTGATGTATTGGCTACAGCCGTTACACACAACCTGACATTACAAAACATCATTGATCTCGATTTATCTTACGCCCCGCCATTCTCTCCCGTTTGGGATCCCGTGCAAACGTGCGCCAGAAAACTTGTAAAAATGGTGTAA
- the purB gene encoding adenylosuccinate lyase — protein sequence MHQLSELNAISPIDGRYRSKTQSLSPYFSEQALIKYRVLVEVEYFIALCELPLPQLSGVDKNLFEALRDIYRNFSADDALSIKEIEKTTNHDVKAVEYFIKSAFDKLGLDAYKEFIHFGLTSQDINNTAIPLSTKEAFENVYLPSLIGLISKLKELSTEWADIPMLARTHGQPASPTRLGKEIHVFVERLEEQLRLLFNVPFAAKFGGATGNFNAHFVAYPKNDWRKFGQDFVEGTLGLKHSFPTTQIEHYDHFAAFFDALKRINNILIDLDRDIWTYVSMDYFKQRIKAGEVGSSAMPHKVNPIDFENSEGNLGIANALFEHLSAKLPISRLQRDLTDSTVLRNVGVPIGHTIIAFEATLKGLNKLLLNADKFAEDLEKNWAVVAEAIQTILRREAYPNPYEALKELTRTNTVINKESMHAFIGTLNVSDAVKAELLNITPANYLGIQP from the coding sequence ATGCATCAATTATCTGAGCTGAATGCCATATCGCCTATAGACGGCAGGTACAGGAGCAAAACACAGTCGCTTTCCCCTTATTTTTCTGAACAGGCGCTTATTAAATATCGCGTACTGGTAGAAGTAGAATACTTTATTGCACTTTGCGAACTGCCGCTTCCTCAACTTTCCGGCGTAGACAAAAACCTGTTTGAAGCCCTGCGCGATATCTACAGGAATTTTTCGGCAGATGATGCACTTTCCATCAAAGAAATAGAAAAAACGACTAACCACGACGTAAAAGCCGTGGAGTACTTTATAAAAAGCGCTTTTGATAAACTGGGCCTTGATGCTTATAAAGAGTTTATCCACTTTGGCCTTACCAGCCAGGACATTAACAATACGGCTATTCCGCTTTCAACCAAAGAAGCGTTTGAAAACGTATACCTGCCATCGTTAATTGGCCTTATATCTAAATTAAAAGAACTGAGCACAGAGTGGGCAGATATCCCTATGCTTGCCCGTACCCACGGACAGCCGGCATCGCCTACCCGCCTGGGCAAAGAAATACATGTATTTGTAGAACGCCTTGAAGAGCAGCTGCGTTTGTTGTTTAACGTGCCGTTTGCCGCAAAATTTGGTGGTGCTACAGGTAACTTTAATGCACACTTTGTAGCTTACCCTAAAAACGACTGGAGAAAATTCGGCCAGGATTTTGTTGAAGGTACACTGGGGCTTAAACACTCTTTTCCTACTACACAAATAGAGCATTACGACCATTTTGCTGCATTTTTTGATGCCCTTAAACGCATCAACAACATCCTTATCGACCTGGATCGCGACATCTGGACGTATGTATCTATGGACTATTTTAAACAAAGGATAAAAGCAGGCGAAGTAGGATCATCGGCCATGCCACACAAAGTAAACCCTATCGACTTCGAAAACTCAGAAGGTAACCTGGGTATTGCCAATGCGCTGTTTGAGCACCTTTCGGCAAAACTTCCTATCTCAAGGCTGCAACGCGACCTTACCGATAGTACTGTGCTGCGCAACGTGGGCGTGCCGATAGGCCATACCATAATTGCTTTTGAGGCTACCCTTAAAGGGCTTAACAAACTACTGCTTAACGCAGATAAATTTGCCGAAGACCTTGAAAAAAACTGGGCAGTAGTTGCTGAGGCCATACAAACCATATTGCGCCGTGAGGCCTACCCTAACCCTTATGAGGCACTTAAGGAACTTACACGTACCAATACCGTTATCAATAAAGAATCTATGCACGCCTTTATAGGCACACTTAATGTAAGCGATGCTGTAAAAGCAGAGTTATTAAATATAACACCTGCAAATTATTTAGGCATACAGCCATAA
- a CDS encoding NAD(P)H-dependent oxidoreductase: MPNKILILFAHPLFEKSNANGALVKNIPQSDNITFHDLYEHYPDFDIDVKREQELLLMHDIIIWHHPMYWYSCPPLLKQWIDLVLEHGWAYGREGVALKNKLIFQAITTGGQHENYTPQGRDHFTILQLLEPFCQTAKVCNMHYLPPFVVHGAHFIKEDDFEQYGKLYGQLLQYIENKTFDIKDMAGHYYINDWIATKIS, from the coding sequence ATGCCCAATAAGATACTGATTCTTTTTGCCCATCCGTTGTTCGAAAAGTCGAACGCTAACGGTGCGCTGGTAAAAAACATTCCCCAATCAGACAATATAACATTTCACGATTTATACGAACATTACCCTGATTTTGATATTGATGTAAAGCGGGAGCAGGAACTACTGCTCATGCACGACATTATAATATGGCACCACCCCATGTACTGGTACAGTTGCCCTCCGCTGCTTAAGCAGTGGATAGACCTGGTTCTTGAACACGGCTGGGCTTACGGGCGTGAAGGTGTTGCGCTTAAAAACAAACTCATTTTTCAGGCCATAACTACCGGTGGCCAGCATGAAAATTATACCCCACAGGGGCGCGACCATTTTACCATATTACAATTATTAGAGCCATTTTGCCAAACGGCAAAAGTTTGCAATATGCACTACCTGCCCCCTTTTGTGGTACATGGCGCACATTTTATTAAAGAAGATGATTTTGAACAATATGGCAAACTATACGGGCAACTGCTTCAATACATAGAAAACAAAACGTTTGACATTAAAGATATGGCAGGCCACTATTACATAAACGACTGGATAGCAACTAAAATCTCATAA
- a CDS encoding monovalent cation:proton antiporter-2 (CPA2) family protein — protein MADGFFFQAIIYLLAAVICVPIAKKLGLSSIIGYLFAGIIIGPYVLGLIGQEGQDIMHFAEFGVTMMLFLIGLELEPYKFWRMRQFIVGMGALQLVGTTAIIFIACSIVMRWEWQTTLIISLALALSSTAIVMQTLKEKGLSKTSMGRSSFAVLLFQDIAVIPILAILPLLADGHVEHQTTNHSLIGEFDNWLQTLIVFGTIGLVYVGGRYIIIPLLHVVAKTRLQELFTASALLLVMGVSFMMQLVGLSPALGAFIAGMVLANSEFRHELEGDIAPFKGLLLGLFFIGVGASINFNIMMADPVFIIVFTTLFNAIKFLVLLGVGKIYKKSSDQNLLFAFALSQAGEFGFVIFGFALQLNLIATELSNQMMAVIALSMVGTPFLLLINEKWIDPYFGVKENPKNKYDNIEEQNDVIIAGFGNFGSTIGRLLKANGIPTTVLDMDSDRVDSLRKMGFKVYYGDASRLELLKAAGSENAKLFIAAIDNPQVNLQVVEMVKKHFPHLKILARARNRNDAFDLVNMGVNDFYRENLYSAVNLGIDALTEMGHRRYTATRQGQRFIRYDEEATLRLAQKKGDRKALIAGTLREIEIQEQLLKEDIYSALRAQDHGWESADLKREENQRS, from the coding sequence ATGGCAGACGGATTCTTTTTTCAGGCAATTATTTACCTGCTGGCCGCCGTAATATGTGTTCCTATAGCAAAAAAGCTGGGGCTTAGTTCTATCATTGGGTATCTCTTTGCCGGTATCATCATAGGGCCTTATGTATTAGGGTTAATAGGACAGGAAGGACAGGATATTATGCACTTTGCAGAGTTTGGCGTTACCATGATGCTGTTCTTGATCGGGTTAGAACTTGAGCCGTATAAATTTTGGCGCATGCGGCAATTTATTGTTGGCATGGGTGCGCTACAGTTAGTGGGTACCACGGCAATAATTTTTATAGCCTGCTCTATTGTAATGCGCTGGGAATGGCAAACCACACTTATCATATCGCTGGCACTCGCACTCTCGTCTACCGCAATTGTAATGCAGACGCTTAAAGAAAAAGGGCTTTCTAAAACCTCTATGGGGCGTTCATCTTTTGCAGTGTTGCTGTTTCAGGATATTGCTGTAATCCCTATACTTGCCATACTACCATTACTGGCAGACGGACACGTTGAGCACCAAACCACAAACCATTCCCTTATTGGCGAATTCGACAACTGGCTGCAAACCCTTATTGTGTTTGGCACCATTGGGTTAGTTTATGTAGGCGGCAGGTACATTATCATACCGTTGCTGCACGTTGTAGCTAAAACACGGCTTCAGGAATTGTTTACCGCGTCTGCATTACTATTGGTTATGGGCGTATCGTTTATGATGCAGCTTGTAGGCCTTAGCCCGGCATTGGGCGCATTTATAGCAGGTATGGTACTTGCAAACAGCGAGTTTCGCCATGAACTGGAAGGCGATATTGCGCCTTTTAAAGGGTTGTTGTTAGGCTTGTTCTTTATAGGTGTAGGCGCTTCTATAAACTTTAACATCATGATGGCAGACCCTGTATTCATCATTGTGTTTACAACACTATTTAATGCTATAAAATTCCTGGTACTGCTGGGTGTAGGAAAAATATATAAAAAGAGTTCTGACCAAAACCTGCTGTTTGCCTTTGCACTGAGCCAGGCAGGAGAATTTGGGTTTGTAATTTTTGGCTTTGCCCTGCAATTAAATCTCATCGCTACAGAGCTTTCTAACCAAATGATGGCTGTTATTGCACTGAGCATGGTGGGTACACCTTTTTTATTGCTGATAAATGAAAAATGGATAGACCCTTATTTTGGCGTAAAAGAAAATCCTAAAAATAAGTACGACAATATAGAAGAGCAAAATGATGTTATCATTGCCGGCTTTGGTAATTTTGGCAGTACCATAGGACGCCTGCTTAAGGCTAATGGTATTCCTACAACCGTATTAGACATGGACTCTGACCGTGTAGATTCCCTCCGGAAAATGGGCTTTAAGGTGTATTACGGGGATGCTTCGAGACTTGAACTGCTTAAGGCTGCCGGGAGCGAAAATGCAAAGCTGTTTATAGCTGCCATAGATAACCCACAGGTTAACCTACAGGTGGTAGAAATGGTAAAAAAACATTTTCCGCACCTTAAGATATTAGCCCGTGCACGAAACCGCAATGATGCTTTTGACCTTGTAAACATGGGAGTCAACGATTTTTATCGCGAAAATCTTTATAGTGCGGTAAACCTGGGTATAGATGCCCTTACAGAAATGGGACACCGACGCTACACAGCTACACGCCAGGGACAACGGTTTATACGCTATGATGAAGAAGCAACCCTTAGGCTGGCACAGAAAAAAGGCGACAGGAAAGCACTCATTGCCGGTACACTACGTGAAATAGAGATACAGGAACAACTTTTAAAAGAAGACATATACAGCGCCCTGAGAGCACAGGATCATGGATGGGAAAGTGCCGACCTTAAAAGGGAAGAAAACCAAAGAAGCTAA
- a CDS encoding T9SS-dependent choice-of-anchor J family protein — protein sequence MLKKMLFAGLLILSTCYNASAQCDTPLTSINENFQAFQEDSFPQNCWTSSSLQTNVIDWHSDGNLSVFMLTGPGAQNASYLVSPLITLSAARTLTFQATGTGTLQVGTLTSATDFSTFVPLVTSNVYANTMQYHAIVPAAQTAQYIAFKVLPAPTTSHILIDNVVLPSTPGCEVEIASFDEDFSSFETGSASQHCWVGSIEESYMTVTGTTSKSILMVCETTENVNEIYLVSPRITSLAGNHILSFRASGADGQYQAGTLSSPYDFSTFTPAGSPVVITSELQNFNIPISAPETHHYAALKFTVMPGLENALGRLRRIALDNPLLTSDFENKVLSVYPNPVNNTLNISAASSVIQANIFDMSGRQVISTNASAINVSQLNAGIYLLSVKDGNKTMNTRFIKE from the coding sequence ATGCTAAAAAAAATGCTCTTTGCAGGTCTGCTTATTTTAAGCACCTGCTACAATGCCAGTGCGCAGTGCGACACGCCGTTAACATCAATCAACGAAAACTTTCAGGCATTTCAGGAAGATTCTTTTCCACAAAATTGCTGGACAAGCTCCAGCCTTCAAACTAATGTAATAGACTGGCATAGCGACGGCAATCTGTCTGTCTTTATGCTTACAGGACCCGGTGCACAAAACGCCTCATATCTTGTATCGCCACTAATAACACTAAGCGCAGCACGCACACTTACGTTTCAAGCTACAGGAACAGGTACGCTACAGGTAGGCACACTAACATCTGCCACAGATTTTTCTACTTTCGTACCATTAGTAACCTCTAATGTTTATGCAAATACTATGCAGTACCATGCTATAGTACCCGCGGCACAAACAGCGCAATATATAGCATTTAAAGTACTACCGGCACCCACAACATCACATATCTTAATAGACAATGTTGTTTTACCCTCAACGCCCGGTTGCGAAGTAGAAATAGCTTCGTTTGATGAAGATTTTTCATCTTTTGAAACCGGAAGCGCATCGCAGCACTGCTGGGTGGGCAGTATCGAAGAAAGCTATATGACCGTAACAGGTACAACCAGCAAGTCTATTTTAATGGTATGCGAAACTACCGAAAATGTAAACGAAATTTATCTTGTAAGCCCGCGCATTACAAGCCTTGCCGGAAACCATATCTTATCGTTTAGGGCATCGGGGGCAGATGGGCAGTACCAGGCAGGCACCCTATCGTCTCCTTATGATTTTAGCACCTTTACACCCGCCGGGAGCCCCGTTGTGATTACATCGGAACTACAAAATTTTAATATACCTATATCGGCCCCGGAAACGCATCATTACGCAGCGTTAAAATTTACCGTAATGCCGGGTTTAGAAAACGCCCTTGGCAGGTTGCGTCGCATAGCACTGGATAACCCTTTACTAACTTCGGATTTTGAAAATAAGGTCCTGTCAGTGTATCCTAATCCTGTCAATAATACTTTGAATATATCTGCTGCCTCCTCAGTCATACAAGCTAACATATTTGACATGAGTGGCAGGCAGGTAATAAGCACTAATGCTTCGGCTATCAATGTATCGCAACTTAATGCAGGGATATATTTACTAAGTGTAAAAGATGGAAACAAAACCATGAATACCCGCTTTATAAAAGAATAA